From the Flexistipes sp. genome, one window contains:
- a CDS encoding argininosuccinate synthase, translated as MSRDKVVLAYSGGLDTSVILKWLDLKGYDVVAYVADLGQRDDYEEIKEKAFASGAVDFHVVDLKEEFVKEFVYTSVKFNAVYEGRYLLGTSLARPVITKGMVEVARKTGAKYISHGATGKGNDQVRFELSAAALAPELKAIVPWREPEFFNKIKGRKEAMDFAAEHNIPVKATSDQPWSSDENLMHISFEAGILEDPAKKPPKDMFELSTSPEDAPDEKEVIEIEFEKGEAVKLNGKALKPVDMLSELNKIGGRNGIGRIDIVESRYVGMKSRGVYETPGAAILMEAHRDLEGLTLSGGVINLKDTLMPRFAQLVYAGYWYTDELDCLKAMAEKSQEYVNGKVKLELYKGNIVPVSRESSDSLYDELVVSMDDDLGAYNQTDATGFIKLHSLPLKAEAKRKKQ; from the coding sequence ATGAGCAGAGATAAAGTGGTACTTGCATATTCCGGAGGTCTTGATACTTCTGTAATCCTGAAATGGCTTGATCTTAAAGGTTATGATGTTGTGGCATATGTTGCAGATTTAGGACAGAGGGATGATTACGAAGAAATAAAAGAGAAAGCATTTGCTTCCGGCGCTGTTGATTTTCATGTTGTAGATCTGAAAGAAGAGTTTGTAAAGGAATTTGTATACACGTCGGTAAAGTTCAATGCAGTTTATGAAGGCAGATATCTTTTGGGTACATCACTTGCAAGACCTGTTATTACAAAGGGGATGGTTGAAGTAGCCCGTAAAACCGGTGCAAAATATATTTCCCATGGGGCAACAGGTAAAGGGAACGATCAGGTAAGGTTTGAGCTGTCGGCAGCTGCCCTTGCTCCTGAGTTGAAAGCTATTGTTCCGTGGCGTGAGCCGGAGTTTTTTAATAAAATCAAGGGAAGGAAAGAGGCAATGGATTTTGCAGCCGAACATAATATCCCTGTAAAGGCAACTTCCGATCAGCCGTGGAGCTCCGATGAAAATCTTATGCATATAAGTTTTGAGGCCGGTATTCTGGAAGATCCGGCTAAAAAACCGCCGAAGGATATGTTTGAGCTTAGTACAAGTCCTGAAGATGCACCGGATGAAAAGGAAGTTATTGAGATAGAGTTTGAAAAGGGAGAGGCTGTTAAGCTTAACGGCAAAGCTTTAAAGCCGGTTGATATGCTCAGTGAACTGAACAAAATAGGCGGAAGAAACGGTATCGGCAGGATTGATATAGTCGAAAGCAGGTATGTGGGGATGAAATCCAGAGGAGTTTATGAAACACCGGGAGCTGCGATTCTTATGGAAGCACACAGAGATCTTGAAGGGCTGACTTTGAGCGGTGGAGTAATAAATCTGAAAGATACTTTAATGCCCCGTTTTGCTCAATTGGTTTACGCAGGATATTGGTATACAGATGAACTGGATTGTCTCAAAGCCATGGCGGAAAAATCCCAGGAATATGTCAACGGAAAAGTAAAACTTGAACTTTATAAAGGAAATATCGTGCCGGTTTCAAGAGAATCTTCCGATTCGCTGTATGATGAGCTTGTAGTTTCAATGGATGACGATTTGGGAGCTTATAACCAGACGGATGCAACGGGATTTATAAAGCTTCATTCGCTGCCTTTGAAAGCGGAAGCCAAAAGGAAAAAACAGTAA